One window from the genome of Actinomycetota bacterium encodes:
- a CDS encoding ATP-binding protein: MNFPFSAVVGQPEAQLALVLAAVDPGIGGVLLRGDKGSAKTTLARGLAGLLPDGAPFVELPLGATEDRVVGGLDVGAALGGGEAKAKPGLLVAAHGGVLYVDEVNLLADHLVDVLLDAAASGVHRMERDGVSTQHPARFVLVGSMNPEEGELRPQLLDRFGLAVEVRAPADPALRAEAVRRRLAWSAADGHDPHTVPHAGPAAGPAVPHAGPAVPHAGPAVPHAGPAVPHAGPAVPH; encoded by the coding sequence GTGAACTTCCCGTTCTCGGCCGTGGTGGGCCAGCCCGAGGCCCAACTCGCGCTGGTCCTGGCCGCGGTCGACCCCGGGATCGGCGGGGTGCTGCTGCGGGGCGACAAGGGCTCGGCCAAGACGACCCTGGCCCGGGGGCTGGCCGGGTTGCTGCCCGACGGTGCCCCGTTCGTGGAGCTGCCCCTGGGGGCCACCGAGGACCGGGTGGTGGGCGGCCTCGACGTGGGGGCGGCCCTGGGCGGGGGAGAGGCCAAGGCCAAGCCCGGGCTGCTGGTCGCCGCCCACGGCGGCGTGCTCTACGTCGACGAGGTCAACCTGCTGGCCGACCACCTCGTCGACGTGCTGCTCGACGCGGCCGCCTCGGGAGTGCACCGCATGGAGCGCGACGGGGTGAGCACCCAGCACCCCGCCCGTTTCGTGCTCGTCGGCTCCATGAACCCCGAGGAGGGCGAGCTGCGGCCGCAACTGCTCGACCGCTTCGGCCTGGCCGTCGAAGTCCGTGCCCCCGCCGACCCCGCCCTGAGGGCCGAGGCCGTCCGCCGCCGCCTCGCATGGTCCGCCGCAGACGGCCACGATCCCCACACCGTCCCCCACGCCGGCCCCGCCGCCGGCCCCGCCGTCCCCCACGCCGGCCCCGCCGTCCCCCACGCCGGCCCCGCCGTCCCCCACGCCGGCCCCGCCGTCCCCCACGCCGGCCCCGCCGTCCCCCAC
- the cobN gene encoding cobaltochelatase subunit CobN has translation MILFLTNADTELLATRSVLHRLPEGFPPVRAANPVRLDAAPDLAGVAAVVVRLLGGRRAWEAQFDDLRAQALSAGVPLVAVGGENVPDAELAALSTVPAGTAAEAHRYLAAGGPANVENCLRFVADTVLVGGFGFDPPSEVPMAGVFEGATTARRPGRPLVGVVFYRAHLVAGNTTFVEDLCTAIDAAGGDCVSVYCYSLRPDTVGDSSVPALELCRDRGVDVLVTTVLAMGGSAPDAEEGSWSVPQLAELGVPVVQAPSCNRARDQWWDDDTGLSPVDVAMGVAIPEFDGRIVGPAFAFKEEVDDGGELGVPITATRADPERAARVAGLALRLARLRHRPAAGKRVAVVLSAYPTKRSRLGNAVGLDSPASAVALLHALREAGYRVDRIPESGDALMAELADRLTYDTPDLTAEQAALAPGRLAATAYTGWFATLPAEAREQVENVWGPAPGQVYVEGTGGDASLCFPGLDLGGVLVTIQPPRGFGSDPIGTYHAPDVPPPHHYLAFYRWLAAGWGADAVVHLGKHGTLEWLPGKANALSPACFPDAALGDLPLVYPFIVNDPGEGTQAKRRAHAVVVDHMVPPMTRAETYDDLARLEQLLDAYANAQAMDPSKLPMLRRQVWDLLVDAEIHRDLELAAEPGEDAFDDLVLHVDGYLCALKDAQIRGGLHVLGQPPQGEALVDLVLAVTRLPQGPVPSLRATVAAELGIDLAGAGRAEIDRVEAEARARVERLATSGWSAAAAAAAAAAGGPAVGTEATGAAAGAGGTGWGPTLAWVAERLVPALARTPDEVTNLLAALEGRYVPAGPSGSPTRGGAHVLPTGRNFYSVDPKALPSPMSWEVGRKLAEAVVARHVEAEGRTPRTVGIVLWGTAAMRTGGDDAAEALALLGVRPVWEPESRRVVGLEAVPLDELGRSRVDVTLRISGFFRDAFPHLVALLDDAVALVAGLDEGEADNPVRAAGAADARIFGPPPGGYGSGILPVLERGSWRTDADLAEVYLAWSGYSYRRGAMGRSEPDAMRRRFAAIDVAVKNQDNREHDIFDSDDYLQDHGGMVAAVRSLAGRAPHAWFGDSSDPAAPQVRALAEEAARVVRSRVLNPRWTGAMRRHGYKGAFELAATVDYLFGYDATTGVVADWMYERVTEAYVADPGMRDFFAQSNPWALRAIAERLLEAARRGMWSEPSDAARKVLEDAVLEAEGWEEGR, from the coding sequence GTGATCCTGTTCCTCACCAACGCCGACACCGAACTGCTGGCCACCCGGTCTGTGCTGCACCGCCTGCCCGAGGGCTTCCCGCCGGTGCGGGCCGCCAACCCGGTCCGGCTCGACGCCGCCCCTGACCTGGCCGGGGTGGCGGCCGTGGTCGTCCGCCTCCTCGGGGGGCGCCGGGCCTGGGAGGCTCAGTTCGACGACCTGCGGGCCCAGGCGCTTTCGGCGGGCGTGCCGCTCGTGGCCGTGGGCGGCGAGAACGTGCCCGACGCCGAGTTGGCCGCCCTCTCGACCGTGCCCGCGGGAACGGCGGCCGAGGCCCACCGCTACCTGGCCGCGGGCGGGCCGGCCAACGTAGAGAACTGCCTGCGGTTCGTGGCCGACACCGTGCTGGTGGGCGGTTTCGGGTTCGACCCGCCCTCCGAAGTGCCGATGGCGGGCGTGTTCGAGGGGGCGACCACCGCCCGTCGACCGGGCCGGCCCCTGGTGGGTGTCGTGTTCTACCGGGCCCACCTGGTGGCCGGGAACACGACGTTCGTCGAGGACCTGTGCACGGCCATCGACGCCGCCGGGGGTGACTGCGTGAGCGTGTACTGCTACTCCCTGCGCCCCGACACTGTCGGCGACAGCTCCGTGCCGGCCCTGGAGCTGTGCCGCGACCGGGGTGTCGACGTGCTGGTGACCACCGTGCTGGCCATGGGGGGATCGGCGCCCGACGCCGAGGAGGGCTCGTGGTCGGTGCCCCAGTTGGCCGAGCTGGGCGTCCCCGTCGTGCAGGCACCGTCGTGCAACCGCGCCCGGGACCAATGGTGGGACGACGACACCGGCCTGTCACCGGTCGACGTGGCCATGGGTGTGGCCATCCCCGAGTTCGACGGCCGCATCGTGGGGCCGGCCTTCGCCTTCAAGGAGGAGGTCGATGACGGGGGCGAGCTGGGCGTGCCCATCACCGCCACCCGGGCCGACCCCGAACGGGCGGCGCGGGTAGCCGGCCTGGCCCTACGCCTGGCCCGGCTTCGCCACCGGCCGGCGGCCGGCAAGCGGGTAGCAGTCGTGCTGTCGGCCTACCCTACCAAGCGCAGCCGCCTCGGCAACGCCGTGGGCCTCGACTCGCCGGCGTCGGCCGTGGCGCTGCTCCATGCCCTGCGCGAAGCCGGCTACCGCGTCGACCGCATTCCCGAGTCGGGTGACGCCCTCATGGCCGAACTGGCCGACCGCCTCACCTACGACACCCCCGACCTGACGGCCGAGCAGGCGGCCCTGGCCCCCGGCCGCCTGGCCGCGACCGCCTATACCGGCTGGTTCGCCACCCTTCCCGCCGAGGCCCGGGAGCAGGTCGAGAACGTGTGGGGGCCGGCCCCCGGCCAGGTCTACGTCGAGGGGACGGGCGGCGACGCCTCCCTCTGCTTCCCGGGGCTCGACCTGGGGGGTGTGCTGGTCACCATCCAGCCCCCCCGAGGGTTCGGCTCGGACCCCATCGGCACCTACCACGCCCCCGACGTCCCCCCGCCCCACCACTACTTGGCCTTCTACCGGTGGCTGGCCGCGGGCTGGGGCGCCGACGCCGTCGTCCACCTGGGAAAGCACGGCACGCTGGAGTGGCTACCGGGCAAGGCCAACGCCCTGTCGCCCGCCTGCTTCCCCGACGCCGCCCTGGGTGACCTCCCCCTGGTCTACCCGTTCATCGTCAACGACCCCGGGGAGGGCACCCAGGCCAAGCGCCGGGCCCACGCCGTGGTCGTCGACCACATGGTGCCGCCCATGACCAGGGCCGAGACCTACGACGACCTGGCCCGCCTCGAGCAGCTGCTCGACGCCTACGCCAACGCCCAGGCCATGGACCCGTCGAAGCTGCCCATGCTGCGCCGCCAGGTGTGGGACCTGCTGGTCGACGCCGAGATCCACCGCGACCTGGAACTGGCGGCCGAGCCCGGCGAGGACGCCTTCGACGACCTGGTGCTGCACGTCGACGGTTACCTGTGCGCCCTCAAGGACGCCCAGATCCGGGGCGGCCTGCACGTTCTCGGCCAGCCGCCCCAGGGCGAGGCCCTGGTCGACCTGGTCCTGGCCGTGACCCGCCTGCCCCAGGGACCGGTGCCCTCGCTGCGGGCCACGGTGGCCGCCGAGCTCGGCATCGACCTGGCCGGGGCGGGCCGGGCCGAGATCGACCGGGTCGAGGCCGAGGCCCGGGCCCGGGTCGAGCGCCTGGCCACGTCCGGCTGGTCGGCTGCGGCTGCTGCGGCGGCGGCGGCGGCCGGCGGGCCCGCCGTGGGGACCGAGGCCACGGGCGCCGCCGCTGGTGCCGGGGGGACCGGCTGGGGCCCGACGCTGGCGTGGGTGGCCGAACGGCTGGTGCCGGCCCTGGCCCGTACGCCCGACGAGGTGACCAACCTGCTGGCCGCTCTCGAGGGACGGTACGTGCCCGCTGGCCCCAGCGGCTCGCCCACCCGGGGAGGCGCCCATGTGCTGCCCACGGGTCGCAACTTCTACTCGGTCGACCCCAAGGCCCTGCCCTCGCCCATGTCGTGGGAGGTTGGCCGCAAGCTGGCCGAGGCGGTGGTGGCCCGCCATGTCGAGGCCGAGGGACGCACGCCCCGCACGGTGGGCATCGTCCTGTGGGGGACGGCGGCCATGCGCACCGGGGGCGACGACGCGGCCGAAGCCCTGGCCCTGCTGGGGGTGCGGCCGGTGTGGGAGCCGGAGTCCCGCCGGGTCGTCGGCCTGGAAGCCGTGCCCCTCGACGAGCTGGGCCGGTCCCGGGTGGACGTAACCCTGCGCATCTCGGGGTTCTTCCGCGACGCCTTTCCCCATCTGGTGGCCCTGCTCGACGACGCCGTGGCCCTGGTGGCCGGGCTCGACGAGGGCGAGGCCGACAACCCGGTGCGGGCCGCCGGTGCGGCCGACGCCCGCATCTTCGGGCCCCCACCCGGGGGGTACGGGTCGGGGATCCTGCCCGTTCTCGAACGGGGCTCGTGGCGTACCGACGCCGACCTGGCCGAGGTCTACCTGGCGTGGTCGGGTTACTCCTACCGGCGGGGGGCCATGGGCCGGTCCGAGCCCGACGCCATGCGGCGGCGCTTCGCGGCCATCGACGTGGCCGTGAAGAACCAGGACAACCGCGAGCACGACATCTTCGACAGCGACGACTACCTCCAGGACCACGGCGGCATGGTGGCGGCCGTGCGTTCGCTGGCCGGCCGGGCGCCGCACGCCTGGTTCGGCGACAGCTCCGACCCGGCCGCCCCTCAGGTACGGGCACTGGCCGAGGAGGCCGCCCGGGTCGTGCGCTCGCGGGTGCTCAACCCCCGGTGGACGGGGGCCATGCGCCGCCACGGCTACAAGGGCGCGTTCGAACTGGCGGCCACGGTCGACTACCTGTTCGGCTACGACGCCACCACCGGGGTGGTGGCCGACTGGATGTACGAACGGGTTACCGAGGCCTACGTGGCCGACCCCGGCATGCGGGACTTCTTCGCCCAGTCCAACCCCTGGGCCCTGCGGGCCATCGCCGAGCGGCTGCTGGAGGCCGCCCGCCGGGGCATGTGGTCCGAGCCCAGTGACGCCGCCCGGAAGGTGCTGGAAGACGCCGTCCTCGAAGCCGAGGGCTGGGAGGAGGGCCGGTGA
- a CDS encoding cobyric acid synthase, producing the protein MRGGLVVCGTASDAGKSFVVAGLCRLLARRGVKVAPFKGQNMANNSSVTADGAEIAHAQWVQAVAAGAEPEAAMNPVLLKPTSDRSSQVVVRGRAVGTWAARDFQSRKDGLLPVVLGSLADLRSRYDVVLCEGAGSPAEINLLDGDIVNLRLAREAGLPAIVVGDIDRGGVFASLFGTVGLLPDDLRMCVKAFLLNKFRGDPSLLDGATAELERRTGVPTLGVVPMVAGASLDDEDSLALDRWPRAATRGPDFDVAAVRFPHVANFGDLDPLAAEPGVSVRWARSTGDLGRPHLVVLPGSKSTRADLHWFRASGMAAAVEGAGAPVVGICAGLQMLGDAIDDPEGVEGPPGRAGGLGRLPVGTCFAGGKVLDRPSGRAQEGPGAGHEVAGYRVHHGRVVARPGASPWLVADDGTPLGWHDGRFAGTTLHGLFEADPFRWDVLRWAARVSGVDEPAGLGATSFVALRRARLDRIADALEAHADLDRLFGLIETGAAAG; encoded by the coding sequence ATGAGGGGCGGGCTCGTCGTCTGCGGGACGGCGAGCGACGCCGGCAAGTCGTTCGTGGTGGCCGGGTTGTGCCGGCTGCTGGCCCGCCGGGGAGTCAAGGTCGCCCCGTTCAAGGGCCAGAACATGGCCAACAACTCGTCGGTCACGGCCGACGGGGCCGAGATCGCCCACGCCCAGTGGGTCCAGGCGGTGGCCGCCGGGGCCGAGCCTGAGGCGGCCATGAACCCGGTGCTGCTCAAGCCGACCAGCGACCGGTCGAGCCAGGTCGTCGTGAGGGGCCGGGCCGTGGGGACGTGGGCGGCCCGCGACTTCCAGTCCCGCAAGGACGGGCTGTTGCCGGTCGTGCTCGGCTCGCTGGCCGACCTGCGGTCGCGCTACGACGTCGTGCTGTGCGAGGGCGCCGGTAGCCCGGCCGAGATCAACCTGCTCGACGGCGACATCGTCAACCTGCGGTTGGCTCGTGAAGCCGGCCTGCCCGCCATCGTCGTGGGTGACATCGACCGGGGCGGTGTGTTCGCCTCCTTGTTCGGAACCGTGGGCCTGCTACCCGACGACCTGCGGATGTGCGTCAAGGCGTTCCTGCTCAACAAGTTCCGGGGCGACCCGTCCCTGCTGGACGGGGCCACTGCCGAGCTGGAGCGGCGCACCGGGGTCCCCACCCTGGGTGTCGTGCCCATGGTGGCCGGCGCCAGCCTCGACGACGAGGACTCGCTGGCCCTCGACCGCTGGCCGCGGGCCGCGACCCGCGGGCCGGACTTCGACGTGGCCGCCGTGCGCTTCCCCCACGTGGCCAACTTCGGCGACCTGGACCCGCTGGCCGCGGAGCCCGGCGTTTCGGTGCGTTGGGCGCGCTCAACCGGTGACCTGGGCCGGCCCCACCTGGTCGTGCTGCCGGGGTCGAAGTCGACGCGCGCCGACCTGCACTGGTTCCGGGCCAGCGGCATGGCGGCCGCCGTGGAAGGCGCAGGGGCGCCGGTAGTCGGCATCTGCGCGGGCCTGCAGATGCTGGGCGATGCGATCGACGACCCCGAGGGGGTGGAGGGGCCGCCCGGGCGGGCCGGGGGGTTGGGGCGGCTGCCGGTGGGCACCTGCTTCGCGGGCGGCAAGGTCCTCGACCGGCCCTCCGGCCGCGCCCAGGAGGGGCCTGGCGCGGGCCACGAGGTGGCCGGTTACCGCGTCCACCACGGCCGGGTCGTGGCCCGCCCGGGGGCGTCGCCCTGGCTCGTGGCCGACGACGGTACCCCCCTGGGCTGGCACGACGGCCGTTTCGCGGGGACCACGCTGCACGGGCTGTTCGAGGCCGACCCGTTCCGGTGGGACGTGTTGCGGTGGGCCGCCCGGGTCTCGGGCGTGGACGAACCGGCGGGCCTGGGCGCGACCTCCTTCGTCGCCCTGCGCCGGGCGCGCCTCGACCGGATCGCCGACGCCCTCGAGGCCCACGCCGACCTGGACCGGCTGTTCGGGCTCATCGAGACGGGAGCGGCCGCCGGGTGA
- a CDS encoding CbtA family protein, with translation MGDRPRAAVIGAAAIGVVAGLVAALFMTVAAAPSVEEAIRLEQAAHAHSAGHAHPEGQEEGDELVSRGVQRGVGLFGAYALSGAAFGVLLGSAFLLAARHRPDPFRRALLCGAVLAGAVTVSPWLKYPPNPPAVGDPDTLASRQGLYLAVIVLTAAVGVAAARLARRLVARGWPEPWRVAAVTAAVTLPLLAAYALLPGAPGPIDVPAGLLWRFRLASLGGNLVLWAVLVLGFAAAVAGGRARPARPPGARTGASVA, from the coding sequence ATGGGTGACCGACCGCGGGCGGCCGTGATCGGCGCGGCCGCCATCGGGGTCGTGGCCGGGCTGGTGGCCGCTTTGTTCATGACGGTGGCCGCCGCCCCCTCGGTCGAAGAGGCCATCCGCCTCGAGCAAGCAGCCCACGCCCACTCGGCCGGCCACGCCCACCCGGAGGGCCAGGAAGAAGGCGACGAGCTGGTGTCCCGGGGGGTGCAGCGCGGGGTCGGGTTGTTCGGGGCCTACGCCCTGTCGGGGGCCGCCTTTGGCGTGCTGCTGGGCTCGGCCTTCCTGTTGGCTGCCCGCCACCGCCCCGACCCGTTCCGGCGCGCTCTGTTGTGCGGGGCCGTCCTCGCCGGGGCCGTCACCGTCTCGCCGTGGCTGAAGTACCCACCCAACCCCCCGGCCGTGGGTGACCCCGACACCCTGGCCTCACGCCAGGGCCTCTACCTGGCCGTCATCGTGCTCACGGCCGCCGTCGGGGTGGCGGCCGCCCGCCTGGCCCGGCGGCTGGTAGCCCGGGGCTGGCCCGAGCCGTGGCGGGTGGCCGCGGTGACGGCAGCCGTGACCTTGCCGTTGCTGGCGGCCTACGCCCTGCTGCCAGGTGCACCCGGGCCGATCGACGTGCCTGCCGGCCTGTTGTGGAGGTTCCGGTTGGCGTCCCTGGGCGGCAACCTCGTGCTGTGGGCCGTCCTCGTGCTCGGTTTCGCCGCGGCCGTGGCCGGAGGTCGGGCCCGGCCGGCCCGCCCGCCCGGGGCCCGCACCGGCGCGTCGGTGGCATGA
- a CDS encoding CbtB-domain containing protein, whose translation MAAIITAPAPRRALPAPRWALPLMAVAVALLWLVTMEGAAVSQAIAGAPAFLHELFHDGRHLLGVPCH comes from the coding sequence ATGGCAGCGATCATCACCGCGCCGGCGCCGCGCCGCGCCCTGCCCGCCCCCCGCTGGGCCCTGCCGCTCATGGCGGTGGCCGTCGCCCTGCTCTGGCTCGTCACGATGGAGGGAGCGGCCGTGTCCCAGGCCATCGCGGGTGCCCCCGCTTTCCTGCACGAGCTCTTCCACGACGGCCGCCACCTGCTGGGCGTCCCCTGTCACTAA
- a CDS encoding cobyrinate a,c-diamide synthase: protein MTAVLGPRVVVAGTASGVGKTTVATGLMAALARAGLRPAGAKVGPDFIDPGYHALACGPGSRPRNLDPWLCGPAAIGPLAGRAMAGAGVLVVEGVMGLFDGAADGRPSSTADVARLLGAPIVLVVDASAMSRSVAAVVSGFARFDPTVEVAAVVLNRVGSDTHEALLREALGPVGIPVIGALRRDERFTWRDRHLGLVPVAEQADEVAASLDRLAVAVAAQVDVEAVMALARRAPEVATGPVALPGPGPLTGDGPPVRVAVAAGPAFTFTYTDTVEALEAGGAEVVAFDPRRDEVLPAAVAGLVAGGGFPEVYAAELAANRPLLDDVRRRVGTGTGIVTWAECGGLLWLCRSLHGHAMAGVVPADATMAGRLTLGYRTATTATETFLGPPGTELTGHEFHYSTVSPAGDALVLASRWGERREGWAGPGLLATYLHHHPGGDPSAVAAFLTACRHAAARLGHR, encoded by the coding sequence GTGACTGCCGTGCTCGGGCCCCGGGTGGTGGTGGCGGGCACGGCCTCGGGGGTGGGCAAGACGACCGTGGCCACCGGGCTGATGGCCGCCCTGGCCCGGGCCGGTCTACGGCCCGCGGGCGCCAAGGTCGGTCCCGACTTCATCGACCCCGGCTACCACGCCCTGGCCTGTGGGCCCGGGAGCCGGCCCCGCAACCTCGACCCGTGGCTGTGCGGGCCGGCCGCCATCGGGCCCCTGGCCGGGCGGGCCATGGCCGGGGCCGGGGTGTTGGTCGTCGAGGGTGTCATGGGACTGTTCGACGGGGCGGCCGACGGCCGGCCGTCCTCCACGGCCGACGTGGCCCGCCTGCTCGGTGCCCCGATCGTCCTGGTAGTCGACGCGTCGGCCATGTCCCGGTCGGTCGCGGCCGTCGTGAGCGGGTTCGCCCGCTTCGACCCCACGGTGGAGGTGGCAGCGGTCGTCCTCAACCGGGTCGGCAGTGACACCCACGAGGCCCTCCTGCGGGAGGCCCTGGGCCCTGTCGGCATCCCCGTGATCGGCGCCCTGCGGCGCGACGAACGGTTCACCTGGCGAGACCGCCACCTGGGCCTCGTCCCGGTGGCCGAGCAGGCCGACGAGGTGGCGGCCTCGCTCGACCGGCTGGCCGTGGCCGTGGCCGCTCAGGTGGACGTCGAGGCGGTGATGGCCCTGGCCCGCCGGGCCCCCGAGGTGGCCACCGGCCCGGTGGCGCTGCCTGGCCCTGGGCCCCTGACCGGCGACGGGCCACCCGTCCGGGTGGCGGTGGCCGCCGGGCCGGCGTTCACGTTCACCTACACCGACACGGTCGAGGCCCTGGAAGCGGGCGGGGCCGAGGTCGTGGCCTTCGACCCCCGCCGGGACGAGGTCCTGCCCGCGGCCGTGGCCGGCTTGGTGGCGGGGGGCGGTTTCCCCGAGGTGTACGCCGCCGAACTGGCCGCCAACCGGCCCCTGCTGGACGATGTCCGCCGGCGGGTGGGCACCGGCACGGGGATCGTGACCTGGGCCGAGTGCGGAGGGCTGCTGTGGTTGTGCCGATCGCTGCACGGCCATGCCATGGCCGGCGTCGTCCCGGCCGACGCCACCATGGCGGGCCGGCTCACGCTCGGCTACCGGACGGCCACGACCGCCACCGAGACGTTCCTCGGCCCCCCGGGGACCGAGCTCACCGGTCACGAGTTCCACTACTCGACCGTGAGCCCAGCGGGCGACGCCCTGGTGCTGGCCAGCCGGTGGGGCGAGCGGCGGGAAGGGTGGGCGGGGCCCGGCCTGCTGGCCACCTACCTGCACCACCACCCCGGCGGCGACCCGTCGGCGGTGGCCGCCTTCCTGACCGCCTGCCGCCACGCGGCCGCCCGCCTGGGGCACCGCTGA
- the cobI gene encoding precorrin-2 C(20)-methyltransferase: protein MRKTSVYLPDHLKRALALRAAATGRSEAEVIRAAVEAEVRGEAGAGAGPPDPPVRGRLVGVGVGPGDPDLLTVRAVTALRRADVVLAPATSVDAVGRAELVVRQALPGVRVERVPFAMAPGRRQRDRSVEAAAAAVTARLDGAEVAFVTLGDPLTWSTFSSVAAAVLRLRPATQVEQVPGVMAFQALAARTGTVVTDESQRLVVRTALAGDDLDGALDDPAATVVLYKGGRRLPELAAAARDAGRLDGAVAGELLGMPGERVGPLAEVAAAGPASYLATVIVPARDSPARAGPENGRP, encoded by the coding sequence ATGCGCAAGACCAGCGTGTACCTGCCCGATCACCTCAAGCGGGCCCTGGCCCTGCGGGCCGCGGCCACCGGGCGCAGTGAGGCCGAGGTCATCAGGGCCGCGGTCGAAGCCGAGGTCCGGGGCGAGGCGGGGGCCGGGGCCGGGCCCCCCGACCCACCGGTACGGGGCCGGCTGGTGGGAGTGGGTGTCGGCCCGGGTGACCCCGACCTGCTGACCGTCCGGGCGGTGACCGCCCTACGGCGGGCCGATGTCGTGCTCGCCCCGGCCACCTCGGTCGACGCCGTGGGGCGGGCCGAGTTGGTCGTTCGCCAAGCCTTGCCCGGTGTTCGCGTTGAACGTGTGCCCTTCGCCATGGCCCCGGGCCGGCGCCAGCGGGACCGATCGGTGGAGGCGGCCGCGGCGGCGGTCACCGCCCGCCTCGACGGGGCCGAGGTGGCGTTCGTGACCCTGGGCGACCCACTTACGTGGTCGACGTTCAGCTCGGTGGCGGCCGCCGTGCTCCGCCTGCGGCCCGCCACCCAGGTCGAGCAGGTACCGGGGGTCATGGCTTTCCAGGCCCTGGCCGCCCGGACCGGAACGGTGGTCACCGACGAGTCCCAGCGCCTGGTCGTTCGTACCGCCTTGGCCGGCGACGACCTCGACGGCGCCCTCGACGACCCCGCGGCCACCGTTGTGCTCTACAAGGGCGGCCGCCGGCTACCCGAACTGGCGGCTGCCGCCCGCGACGCCGGCCGCCTCGACGGGGCCGTGGCCGGCGAACTGCTGGGCATGCCCGGCGAACGGGTGGGCCCGCTGGCCGAGGTGGCCGCCGCCGGCCCGGCCTCCTACCTGGCCACCGTCATCGTCCCCGCCCGCGACAGCCCGGCCCGGGCGGGGCCCGAGAACGGCCGGCCGTGA
- the cobM gene encoding precorrin-4 C(11)-methyltransferase has protein sequence MISFVGAGPGAADLVTLRGAQRLATAQVVVWASSLVPADLLGHCGPGVEVHDSAEMTLEDVLAVFAAHPDTTPVVRLHSGDPSLYGAIAEQVDWCRAEGRAWEIVPGVTSVAAGAAAVGRELTVPGVSQSVVLTRLAGRTAASMPGAEGVPAFSAHGATMAVLLSGARPDELQAELLAPPSAYGPDTPAAIVVRASWPDEQVVRTTVGRLATDLRATGATMTVLVLVGEALAERPVERRSHLYEPAFTTAYRLRSEDGTTRGRPSARRRPSQP, from the coding sequence TTGATCTCGTTCGTGGGGGCCGGGCCGGGGGCGGCCGACCTGGTGACGCTGCGGGGGGCCCAGCGGTTGGCCACGGCCCAGGTCGTGGTGTGGGCGTCCTCGCTGGTCCCGGCCGACCTGCTGGGCCACTGCGGTCCGGGGGTGGAGGTGCACGACTCGGCGGAGATGACCCTCGAGGACGTCCTGGCCGTGTTCGCAGCCCACCCCGACACGACGCCCGTCGTCCGCCTCCACTCCGGCGACCCGTCGCTCTACGGGGCCATCGCCGAGCAGGTCGACTGGTGCCGGGCCGAGGGCCGGGCGTGGGAGATCGTGCCGGGCGTCACGTCGGTGGCCGCCGGGGCCGCGGCCGTGGGCCGGGAGCTGACCGTGCCGGGCGTGAGCCAGAGCGTGGTGCTCACTCGCCTGGCCGGGCGTACGGCGGCGTCGATGCCCGGGGCCGAAGGTGTGCCCGCTTTCTCGGCCCACGGCGCGACCATGGCCGTCCTGCTCTCGGGCGCCCGCCCCGATGAGCTCCAGGCCGAGCTGCTGGCCCCGCCCAGCGCCTACGGGCCCGACACCCCGGCGGCCATCGTGGTGCGGGCCAGCTGGCCCGACGAACAGGTGGTGCGTACGACCGTCGGCCGCCTGGCCACCGACCTGCGGGCCACGGGCGCGACCATGACCGTCCTGGTGCTGGTGGGCGAGGCGCTGGCCGAGCGGCCCGTCGAGCGGCGCTCGCACTTGTACGAACCGGCCTTCACTACCGCCTACCGCCTCCGGTCCGAGGACGGCACGACGCGGGGCCGGCCGTCGGCCCGCCGCCGGCCGTCGCAGCCGTGA